The genomic interval GGGAATGACCGTCGACGAGGCTTTGGATTTTTTTAAATCGCTGCCTTCTCTGCGAAAAAAGATAGAGGTTTTGTCGCGTGTAGGTTTGGGATATATTCATTTGGGACAGTCCGCAACGACGCTTTCGGGCGGCGAAGCGCAGCGCATTAAATTAGCGTCGGAGTTAAATCGTCCCGCGACGGGCAAAACGATATATATTTTAGACGAGCCTACGACCGGACTTCATTTTGAGGACGTAAAAATGCTTATGAGCGTGTTGCAGGAACTGGTCGATTTGGGAAATTCGGTCGTAGTGATTGAGCATAATCTTGATGTTATTCGTAGCGCCGACTGGATTATTGATTTGGGGCCAGAAGGCGGCGACAAAGGCGGAAACATAGTTGCCGTCGGCGCTCCGCAGGACATCGCGAAAAATCCTGAAAGCGAAACCGGAAAATATTTGAAATAAGGTTTGTAGATTTTTCTCCAAATCTTAAAAAGGCGGTTTTCTTTTGTAAATCAAATATTTCCAGACGCAATATTTTAATTTAGAGAAAATCGAAGCGAAAAAAAGTGAATTTTTACAGTACTGATACGACGGGTCCATATAGCAGTTTATATGACAGTTTTCGCAAATTTTCAATCTTCCCTGTAATTTTTTAAATTCTGCGATGTCTTTTGATTTAAGTATTTCCGGCAAATTTTTGTCGATGTTTAATTTTACTCTAAACTTGTGATAGCAGGGGAGAGCAAGCGTATTGTCCGGCAAAATAACGATAACGCCGTCAATCGCTTTGCATACAGGGTTTTTAACGTTATTCCCGCCTTTTTTGCGTAAAATCAAATGCGCGGCGTTCAAATAAACACCTCCTAATTTCGCGAATTTCTGCGCTTTTTTGTGCGTGTCGTCGGATATTAAATTTTCGCCGTTTGTTGAAAAAACCGGATCTAATATCAAAATAAGTTTGTTCTTTTTCGCTATTTCGTAAATTTCTTTAACACAGTCGATATTTTTATCGGTGTATGTGAATAATAAATCCGGGTAAAGTTTGTTTTTAAGTGCGGCGGAAATTGAATCGACGACGCGGTCGAACGATTTTACTCCGCGAATTTTGTCGTGAATTTCTTTTGTTCCGTCGATACTGAAATGCAATAAGTCGATTTTCCCGCTTAATTTTTCCGCATATTTCTCAAACAGAAGCGTGTTTGTCGTAACGCTCGTGATAAATTTTAATTTTTTTGCGATTTCAAGAAATTCGGACAGATTGGGGTTTAACAACGGTTCGCCGCCTGTGAAATCTACAAATTTTGCACCAATTTTTCGCGCCGCCGCCAAATTTTGCGAAACGTCTTCAAGCTTTGCGTTTTGATTCCCGCCCGTTTCCCAAATACTGCAAAATTCACATTTTGCGTTGCATTTGTCCGTTATATAGTAATGCAGTAGAAGCGGTTTTTTCATGTTTATGAATGAAGCAGAGTTTTTATCGCTTCGGCGATCATTTTAGCGGCTTCTTCAGATATACCTTCTTTTTGTTTTTGTAATATTCTTTTTGCCGTAACCCGCTTTTCTGCAAGGGCTCGCAAACGCGCAGGAAGTTGCGGGTTCACAGTTGAAGCTGCGGAAGCGGATGCGGACGCTGCGTTCTTGCGCTGCGTTCTTATACTTGGTTTCTTTACCGTCCTTGTAAATCCTTTGGGCGTCAAGTATTGAGGATGTTTGAAATTATTCATAAAAATCTCCTTTTATTATTAAGAATATATTATATTTATCGTATAAGTTTGTGAAAACTGAATGTTTTTGATATATAAACTTTTTAAGGAGAAGTCTTATGGCTGAATTGAGAAATGTAGGCGTTGGCGGTTTAGGTGTTAATGATAACACCATGCAGGATAAGTATTTAACTTTTTTGTTGGGCGAAGAGAGTTATGCGATTCCGATTCAGTATATATTGGAAATAGTCGGCATACAAAAAATTACCATTGTGCCCGACATGGTAAGTTACATAAAAGGAGTTATAAATCTTCGCGGTCAAGTTATTCCCGTTGTTGACGTTCGTCTGCGTTTCGGCATGACCGGAAAAGATTATGACGAAAGAACTTGTATAATGATAACAAAAATCGGTGAAATATCGGTCGGACTCATAGTTGATACGGTTGAAGAAGTTCGTGATATTACGCCGGAGTTGATCGGAGCGTCTCCGAGAATAGCTACCGCACAAAGCGGAGATTTCATACAAGGTATTGCAAGAATCGGCGACGAAGTCGTTATCGTTCTTGATGTGAGTAAACTTTTATACGCTAACGATTTGTCGGCAGCCGCTTCCGCCGGAGTATAAGAAGGGATAAGCGGAAATTGCGTTGGTTTTTGCGTTCTAAAATTCACAAAGCAACGGTCACGGAAGCGAATTTGGAGTATGTCGGCAGCATAACCATAGATAAAAATCTTATAGATGCCGTTGGCATAGCGCCGTATGAAAAAGTTCAAGTCGTCAGTAATACTTCTGGGGCGCGGCTTGAAACTTATGTTATAGCCGGCGAGGCGGGGAGTGGAGTCATTTGTATGAACGGCGCAGCCGCCCACCTTATAAAAAAAGGAGAAGAAATAATCATTATGGGTTATGAACTCCTTGATGAACCGACAGCTCCAAAAATCATTCTTGCCGGAAAAAATAATTCCATCCAAAGATATTTGTAATAGGGGATTTATATAGTAGTGGTATCGTGTATCCTAATAATCCATACTCTATAAGCCGATTTTCAGGATTATTTAGGTTTATTTTATTGTTATATTTGATTTGGGCATATATACAAGTTTCACCAACGGCAAATTGTTTTCTCTTTTGTTATATATTTAGTCGCTCTCTTGATTTTTTAAGTTGAAATTAGGTATATTGCAATTATTACTTAAGGAGCGAATTATGCTTAGATTAGGTGAGGAATTTCTAACTATTGCTAAAATAATATTAGCCGGTATTGTTATAGGAGACGTTTTCGGAGACGGTGAAGTTCGTTATAGTGCAATTATTGTAGCTGCATTGCTTTGGATCGTAGGATTTATTCTTGTAGAAATAAACAAAGGAGGAAAGAAATGAGTGATTTTACTTTATTTGGTTTTTGTGTCCCCGTGTTTGTGTTTGGTTTTTTAATTGCGAT from Chitinispirillales bacterium carries:
- a CDS encoding radical SAM protein, with product MKKPLLLHYYITDKCNAKCEFCSIWETGGNQNAKLEDVSQNLAAARKIGAKFVDFTGGEPLLNPNLSEFLEIAKKLKFITSVTTNTLLFEKYAEKLSGKIDLLHFSIDGTKEIHDKIRGVKSFDRVVDSISAALKNKLYPDLLFTYTDKNIDCVKEIYEIAKKNKLILILDPVFSTNGENLISDDTHKKAQKFAKLGGVYLNAAHLILRKKGGNNVKNPVCKAIDGVIVILPDNTLALPCYHKFRVKLNIDKNLPEILKSKDIAEFKKLQGRLKICENCHINCYMDPSYQYCKNSLFFASIFSKLKYCVWKYLIYKRKPPF
- a CDS encoding chemotaxis protein CheW, with the protein product MAELRNVGVGGLGVNDNTMQDKYLTFLLGEESYAIPIQYILEIVGIQKITIVPDMVSYIKGVINLRGQVIPVVDVRLRFGMTGKDYDERTCIMITKIGEISVGLIVDTVEEVRDITPELIGASPRIATAQSGDFIQGIARIGDEVVIVLDVSKLLYANDLSAAASAGV
- a CDS encoding aspartate 1-decarboxylase, encoding MRWFLRSKIHKATVTEANLEYVGSITIDKNLIDAVGIAPYEKVQVVSNTSGARLETYVIAGEAGSGVICMNGAAAHLIKKGEEIIIMGYELLDEPTAPKIILAGKNNSIQRYL